In Apium graveolens cultivar Ventura chromosome 10, ASM990537v1, whole genome shotgun sequence, the following are encoded in one genomic region:
- the LOC141693923 gene encoding uncharacterized protein LOC141693923 isoform X2 encodes MRGISCFRMRVQIYDTKFFTSLSSLPPLQLPSKMETHMWYASHNDMTEKLFNQYSDLLSPSEKEHVSSMRTYELRRDNQVNPRSLKFRKNIHGKPELEWPENNDWNPPELHFNVSHSSSLVACGVTIDCPIGIDVEDKERKIKHNIMAFARRYFSQQEKKLLKSISDPELERQEFLKLWTFKEAYVKALGRGFSGAPFRTFTIQYIPYKGAIHPCTKSKSEASEIVVEPLEDPASHARDWQFSLWELAGSHYAAICTKMDPAISREIITSSSENGDLEYINA; translated from the exons ATGCGTGGAATTTCGTGTTTCAGAATGAGGGTACAGATTTATGATACAAAATTCTTTACTTCATTATCCTCTCTGCCTCCTTTGCAACTTCCATCTAAAAT GGAAACCCATATGTGGTACGCTTCACATAATGACATGACTGAGAAACTCTTTAACCAATACTCCGACCTTTTATCACCATCTGAGAAGGAACATGTTTCGAGTATGCGCACTTATGAACTGAGAAGAG ATAATCAAGTTAATCCAAGATCTTTGAAGTTTAGGAAGAACATCCATGGAAAGCCCGAG TTGGAATGGCCAGAGAATAACGACTGGAACCCACCAGAATTGCATTTCAATGTTTCACACTCATCATCTTTAGTAGCATGTGGAGTGACTATTGATTGTCCG ATTGGCATTGATGTAGAAGACAAGGAACGAAAGATAAAACACAATATCATGGCATTTGCTCGCCGTTACTTTTCTCAACAAGAAAAGAAACTCTTAAAGTCTATATCAGACCCTGAACTTGAGCGCCAGGAGTTTCTAAAATTGTGGACGTTCAAG GAAGCTTATGTCAAGGCTTTGGGAAGGGGTTTCTCTGGTGCGCCTTTCAGAACCTTTACAATCCAGTACATTCCTTATAAAGGGGCAATTCATCCTTGTACGAAATCAAAATCCGAG GCTTCTGAGATAGTTGTTGAGCCCTTGGAGGATCCAGCCAGCCATGCAAGAGACTGGCAATTTTCACTCTGGGAACTTGCTGGTTCACATTATGCCGCCATTTGCACGAAAATGGATCCTGCGATTAGTCGTGAGATTATCACATCTTCATCAGAAAATGGTGATTTAGAGTACATAAATGCTTAA
- the LOC141693923 gene encoding uncharacterized protein LOC141693923 isoform X4, with translation MRGISCFRMRVQIYDTKFFTSLSSLPPLQLPSKMETHMWYASHNDMTEKLFNQYSDLLSPSEKEHVSSMRTYELRRGALLSRPLVRTILARYNQVNPRSLKFRKNIHGKPELEWPENNDWNPPELHFNVSHSSSLVACGVTIDCPIGIDVEDKERKIKHNIMAFARRYFSQQEKKLLKSISDPELERQEFLKLWTFKEAYVKALGRGFSGAPFRTFTIQYIPYKGAIHPCTKSKSEHAVRLLR, from the exons ATGCGTGGAATTTCGTGTTTCAGAATGAGGGTACAGATTTATGATACAAAATTCTTTACTTCATTATCCTCTCTGCCTCCTTTGCAACTTCCATCTAAAAT GGAAACCCATATGTGGTACGCTTCACATAATGACATGACTGAGAAACTCTTTAACCAATACTCCGACCTTTTATCACCATCTGAGAAGGAACATGTTTCGAGTATGCGCACTTATGAACTGAGAAGAGGTGCTTTGCTATCCCGTCCTTTGGTTCGGACTATTTTAGCACGAT ATAATCAAGTTAATCCAAGATCTTTGAAGTTTAGGAAGAACATCCATGGAAAGCCCGAG TTGGAATGGCCAGAGAATAACGACTGGAACCCACCAGAATTGCATTTCAATGTTTCACACTCATCATCTTTAGTAGCATGTGGAGTGACTATTGATTGTCCG ATTGGCATTGATGTAGAAGACAAGGAACGAAAGATAAAACACAATATCATGGCATTTGCTCGCCGTTACTTTTCTCAACAAGAAAAGAAACTCTTAAAGTCTATATCAGACCCTGAACTTGAGCGCCAGGAGTTTCTAAAATTGTGGACGTTCAAG GAAGCTTATGTCAAGGCTTTGGGAAGGGGTTTCTCTGGTGCGCCTTTCAGAACCTTTACAATCCAGTACATTCCTTATAAAGGGGCAATTCATCCTTGTACGAAATCAAAATCCGAG CATGCTGTCAGGCTTCTGAGATAG
- the LOC141690328 gene encoding signal recognition particle subunit SRP54, chloroplastic isoform X1 gives MEALHISAISHTYTHTTLTVPSTFNSPRKSTTHVCTTSSFTKSPLLQSSYNSSTRQLWGFVYSSSPNTRSNDLRRGSLVIRAEMFGQLTTGLESAWNKLKGAETLTKENIVEPMRDIRRALLEADVSLPVVRRFIQSVSEQAVGVDVTRGVKPDQQLVKIVSEELVKLMGGEVSELSFAKSGPTVILLAGLQGVGKTTVSAKLAVYLKKQGKSCMLIAGDVYRPAAIDQLLILGKQVEVPVFSMGTEVKPAEIARKGLIEAKKKNVDVVIMDTAGRLQIDKDMMDELKEVKRELNPTEVLLVVDAMTGQEAAALVTTFNLEIGITGAILTKLDGDSRGGAALSVKEVSGKPIKLVGRGERMEDLEPFYPDRMAGRILGMGDVLSFVEKAQEVMRQEDAEDIQKKIMSAKFDFNDFLKQTRAVAQMGSMSRVLGMIPGMGKVTPAQIREAEKSLKIMEGMIEAMTPEEREKPELLAESPARRKRVAQDSGKTEQQVNQLVAQLFQMRVRMKNLMGVMEGGSVPALSNLQEALKSEQKAPPGTARRKRRSQSRKQFADSTSAMPSPRGFGSK, from the exons ATGGAAGCTCTACATATATCTGCAATTTCACACACTTATACACACACAACTCTAACTGTTCCAAGCACCTTCAACTCTCCAAGAAAATCAACAACACATGTCTGCACCACCTCTTCTTTTACCAAATCTCCTCTACTGCAATCTAGCTATAATTCTTCCACT AGACAACTATGGGGATTTGTATACTCTTCTAGTCCTAATACTAGGAGCAATGACTTGCGTCGTGGCAGTTTAGTAATTAGAGCTGAAATGTTTGGACAGCTCACTACTGGTCTCGAATCTGCTTGGAACAAGCTCAAAGGAGCAG AGACATTGACAAAAGAAAATATTGTGGAACCAATGAGAGACATTAGACGCGCTCTTCTGGAAGCAGAT GTTAGCCTTCCTGTCGTACGCAGGTTCATCCAATCTGTAAGTGAACAAGCTGTTGGTGTTGACGTAACTCGAGGAGTAAAGCCAGATCAACAATTGGTCAAA ATTGTAAGTGAGGAACTTGTTAAATTGATGGGTGGAGAGGTTTCTGAACTATCTTTTGCCAAATCTGGGCCTACTGTAATTTTATTGGCAGGTCTACAAGGTGTTGGAAAGACAACAGTCAGTGCCAAGTTAGCGGTGTACCTTAAGAAGCAG GGCAAGAGTTGCATGCTGATTGCTGGAGATGTATACAGACCTGCTGCAATTGATCAGCTTCTTATTTTGGGCAAACAG GTAGAGGTGCCGGTTTTTTCAATGGGCACTGAGGTAAAACCAGCAGAAATAGCGAGGAAGGGTCTtatagaggctaaaaagaaaaatgtTGATGTTGTCATAATGGATACGGCTGGAAGACTTCAG ATAGATAAGGATATGATGGATGAATTGAAAGAGGTAAAACGGGAACTGAATCCCACAGAAGTTTTGCTTGTAGTTGACGCCATGACAGGGCAAGAAGCCGCAG CTTTGGTCACCACTTTCAATCTTGAAATTGGAATCACTGGTGCCATTTTAACAAAACTAGACGGGGATTCAAGAGGTGGAGCAGCTTTGAGTGTGAAGGAG GTGTCGGGAAAGCCAATTAAGCTTGTAGGACGAGGAGAACGAATGGAGGATCTTGAGCCATTTTACCCTGATCGTATGGCAGGGCGCATACTGGGAATGGGAGATGTTCTATCGTTTGTGGAAAAAGCACAAGAAGTT ATGCGCCAAGAGGATGCTGAAGATATACAGAAGAAAATAATGAGTGCAAAGTTTGACTTCAACGACTTCCTGAAGCAAACTCGTGCAGTTGCACAGATGGGATCCATGTCTCGTGTTCTTGGAATGATTCCTGGCATGGGAAAG GTTACTCCTGCTCAAATTAGAGAGGCAGAGAAGAGCTTAAAGATAATGGAGGGGATGATTGAAGCAATGACCCCAG AGGAAAGGGAGAAACCAGAACTTTTGGCCGAATCCCCAGCTCGTCGAAAGCGAGTTGCTCAAGATTCGGGGAAAACAGAGCAGCAG GTGAATCAACTTGTTGCTCAATTATTTCAAATGCGAGTACGTATGAAAAATCTGATGGGTGTCATGGAAGGCGGATCTGTTCCTGCTCTGAGCAATCTTCAGGAGGCTCTTAAATCTGAGCAGAAG GCTCCTCCCGGTACTGCCAGGAGGAAGAGAAGATCACAGTCAAGGAAGCAATTTGCAGACTCAACATCGGCCATGCCTAGTCCTCGTGGTTTTGGGTCCAAATAA
- the LOC141693923 gene encoding uncharacterized protein LOC141693923 isoform X3 has product MWYASHNDMTEKLFNQYSDLLSPSEKEHVSSMRTYELRRGALLSRPLVRTILARYNQVNPRSLKFRKNIHGKPELEWPENNDWNPPELHFNVSHSSSLVACGVTIDCPIGIDVEDKERKIKHNIMAFARRYFSQQEKKLLKSISDPELERQEFLKLWTFKEAYVKALGRGFSGAPFRTFTIQYIPYKGAIHPCTKSKSEASEIVVEPLEDPASHARDWQFSLWELAGSHYAAICTKMDPAISREIITSSSENGDLEYINA; this is encoded by the exons ATGTGGTACGCTTCACATAATGACATGACTGAGAAACTCTTTAACCAATACTCCGACCTTTTATCACCATCTGAGAAGGAACATGTTTCGAGTATGCGCACTTATGAACTGAGAAGAGGTGCTTTGCTATCCCGTCCTTTGGTTCGGACTATTTTAGCACGAT ATAATCAAGTTAATCCAAGATCTTTGAAGTTTAGGAAGAACATCCATGGAAAGCCCGAG TTGGAATGGCCAGAGAATAACGACTGGAACCCACCAGAATTGCATTTCAATGTTTCACACTCATCATCTTTAGTAGCATGTGGAGTGACTATTGATTGTCCG ATTGGCATTGATGTAGAAGACAAGGAACGAAAGATAAAACACAATATCATGGCATTTGCTCGCCGTTACTTTTCTCAACAAGAAAAGAAACTCTTAAAGTCTATATCAGACCCTGAACTTGAGCGCCAGGAGTTTCTAAAATTGTGGACGTTCAAG GAAGCTTATGTCAAGGCTTTGGGAAGGGGTTTCTCTGGTGCGCCTTTCAGAACCTTTACAATCCAGTACATTCCTTATAAAGGGGCAATTCATCCTTGTACGAAATCAAAATCCGAG GCTTCTGAGATAGTTGTTGAGCCCTTGGAGGATCCAGCCAGCCATGCAAGAGACTGGCAATTTTCACTCTGGGAACTTGCTGGTTCACATTATGCCGCCATTTGCACGAAAATGGATCCTGCGATTAGTCGTGAGATTATCACATCTTCATCAGAAAATGGTGATTTAGAGTACATAAATGCTTAA
- the LOC141693923 gene encoding uncharacterized protein LOC141693923 isoform X1 — protein MRGISCFRMRVQIYDTKFFTSLSSLPPLQLPSKMETHMWYASHNDMTEKLFNQYSDLLSPSEKEHVSSMRTYELRRGALLSRPLVRTILARYNQVNPRSLKFRKNIHGKPELEWPENNDWNPPELHFNVSHSSSLVACGVTIDCPIGIDVEDKERKIKHNIMAFARRYFSQQEKKLLKSISDPELERQEFLKLWTFKEAYVKALGRGFSGAPFRTFTIQYIPYKGAIHPCTKSKSEASEIVVEPLEDPASHARDWQFSLWELAGSHYAAICTKMDPAISREIITSSSENGDLEYINA, from the exons ATGCGTGGAATTTCGTGTTTCAGAATGAGGGTACAGATTTATGATACAAAATTCTTTACTTCATTATCCTCTCTGCCTCCTTTGCAACTTCCATCTAAAAT GGAAACCCATATGTGGTACGCTTCACATAATGACATGACTGAGAAACTCTTTAACCAATACTCCGACCTTTTATCACCATCTGAGAAGGAACATGTTTCGAGTATGCGCACTTATGAACTGAGAAGAGGTGCTTTGCTATCCCGTCCTTTGGTTCGGACTATTTTAGCACGAT ATAATCAAGTTAATCCAAGATCTTTGAAGTTTAGGAAGAACATCCATGGAAAGCCCGAG TTGGAATGGCCAGAGAATAACGACTGGAACCCACCAGAATTGCATTTCAATGTTTCACACTCATCATCTTTAGTAGCATGTGGAGTGACTATTGATTGTCCG ATTGGCATTGATGTAGAAGACAAGGAACGAAAGATAAAACACAATATCATGGCATTTGCTCGCCGTTACTTTTCTCAACAAGAAAAGAAACTCTTAAAGTCTATATCAGACCCTGAACTTGAGCGCCAGGAGTTTCTAAAATTGTGGACGTTCAAG GAAGCTTATGTCAAGGCTTTGGGAAGGGGTTTCTCTGGTGCGCCTTTCAGAACCTTTACAATCCAGTACATTCCTTATAAAGGGGCAATTCATCCTTGTACGAAATCAAAATCCGAG GCTTCTGAGATAGTTGTTGAGCCCTTGGAGGATCCAGCCAGCCATGCAAGAGACTGGCAATTTTCACTCTGGGAACTTGCTGGTTCACATTATGCCGCCATTTGCACGAAAATGGATCCTGCGATTAGTCGTGAGATTATCACATCTTCATCAGAAAATGGTGATTTAGAGTACATAAATGCTTAA
- the LOC141690155 gene encoding rho GTPase-activating protein 4-like produces MTDVIVQSSPGHISSPQSSIPISDNDVFHQQTSSFSPVDLYRIEEEEEEGIFRERKRREREEGDQLSLLGVWFTVFRKSFFIACKSSESVIESMEIGVPRNVRHVAHVTFDRFNGFLGLPVEFEPEVPRRPPSASTSVFGVSTKSMQLSFDSRGNSVPTILLMMQRRLYLQGGLEAEGIFRINGENSQEEYIREELNRGVVPDNIDVHCLAGLIKAWFRELPSGILDSLSPEEVMQAQSEEECARLVTLLPSTESALLDWAINLMADVAQLENFNKMTARNVAMVFAPNMTQMADPLTALMYAVQVMNFLKTLIERTLKDREDFVADGGPSHLEPSDENGHSSFLQPATIKANETDEEEEEFICKEASQKTPVHPSQGDYFTVKENYGSDSSTEVIIPPENNYLTDDCPNESPSQVDTKLDTFEEDDDKISTKGTPSNMSKTRRGQSSNSSFKRWSRKNYERPLVSEAADKIRGSTIVSRLNSRMERVEAWR; encoded by the exons ATGACAGATGTTATAGTACAATCTTCACCTGGTCACATTTCTTCACCTCAAAGCTCCATACCCATCTCAGATAATGATGTGTTTCACCAACAAACATCTTCTTTTAGTCCTGTAGATTTatacagaattgaagaagaggaagaagagggtatatttagagagagaaagaggagagagagagaggagggagatcAGCTGTCTTTATTGGGAGTTTGGTTTACAGTGTTTAGAAAGTCCTTTTTTATTGCTTGTAAGAGTAGTGAAAGTGTTATTGAATCTATGGAGATTGGTGTACCAAGAAATGTTAGACATGTTGCTCATGTTACTTTTGATAGATTTAATGGATTCTTGGGTTTGCCTGTTGAGTTTGAACCTGAAGTTCCCAGAAGGCCTCCTAGTGCAAG CACAAGTGTTTTTGGAGTTTCAACAAAATCTATGCAGCTTTCGTTTGACTCCAGAGGGAACAGTGTGCCTACAATACTCCTAATGATGCAAAGACGTTTATATTTGCAAGGAGGCCTGGAG GCAGAAGGAATATTCAGAATTAATGGTGAAAACAGCCAAGAAGAGTACATTAGAGAAGAACTGAACAGAGGTGTGGTGCCAGACAACATAGATGTACACTGCTTAGCAGGTCTTATTAAG GCGTGGTTCAGGGAACTTCCTAGCGGAATATTGGACTCTCTATCACCTGAGGAGGTAATGCAGGCCCAGTCAGAAGAGGAGTGTGCTAGACTTGTGACACTTCTTCCATCGACAGAATCTGCTCTACTGGACTGGGCAATTAATCTAATGGCTGATGTTGCTCAACTGGAAAATTTTAACAAAATGACTGCACGTAACGTGGCTATGGTGTTTGCACCAAACATGACTCAG ATGGCAGATCCTTTGACGGCACTTATGTATGCAGTCCAAGTGATGAATTTTCTCAAGACTTTAATTGAGAGGACATTGAAAGACAGAGAAGACTTCGTTGCAGATGGCGGTCCATCCCACTTGGAGCCGTCTGACGAAAATGGTCATAGCAGCTTTTTACAGCCAGCAACTATCAAGGCCAATGAGACAGATGAAGAGGAAGAAGAATTCATATGCAAAGAAGCCTCCCAGAAAACTCCTGTGCACCCTTCTCAGGGTGACTATTTTACCGTAAAAGAAAATTATGGTTCTGACAGTTCTACTGAGGTTATAATTCCACCTGAAAACAACTATTTGACTGATGACTGTCCTAATGAATCTCCAAGTCAAGTTGACACCAAGTTGGATACATTTGAAGAAGATGATGATAAGATATCAACAAAAGGGACTCCTTCGAACATGTCAAAAACTAGACGTGGGCAGTCAAGTAACTCAAGCTTCAAGCGATGGTCCAGGAAAAACTATGAGCGGCCTTTGGTTTCTGAAGCAGCGGATAAGATCCGTGGAAGCACCATCGTTAGTCGCTTGAATTCAAGAATGGAGCGTGTTGAAGCCTGGCGATGA
- the LOC141690328 gene encoding signal recognition particle subunit SRP54, chloroplastic isoform X2, which translates to MEALHISAISHTYTHTTLTVPSTFNSPRKSTTHVCTTSSFTKSPLLQSSYNSSTRQLWGFVYSSSPNTRSNDLRRGSLVIRAEMFGQLTTGLESAWNKLKGAETLTKENIVEPMRDIRRALLEADVSLPVVRRFIQSVSEQAVGVDVTRGVKPDQQLVKIVSEELVKLMGGEVSELSFAKSGPTVILLAGLQGVGKTTVSAKLAVYLKKQGKSCMLIAGDVYRPAAIDQLLILGKQVEVPVFSMGTEVKPAEIARKGLIEAKKKNVDVVIMDTAGRLQIDKDMMDELKEVKRELNPTEVLLVVDAMTGQEAAALVTTFNLEIGITGAILTKLDGDSRGGAALSVKEVSGKPIKLVGRGERMEDLEPFYPDRMAGRILGMGDVLSFVEKAQEVMRQEDAEDIQKKIMSAKFDFNDFLKQTRAVAQMGSMSRVLGMIPGMGKVTPAQIREAEKSLKIMEGMIEAMTPEEREKPELLAESPARRKRVAQDSGKTEQQVPRSARMI; encoded by the exons ATGGAAGCTCTACATATATCTGCAATTTCACACACTTATACACACACAACTCTAACTGTTCCAAGCACCTTCAACTCTCCAAGAAAATCAACAACACATGTCTGCACCACCTCTTCTTTTACCAAATCTCCTCTACTGCAATCTAGCTATAATTCTTCCACT AGACAACTATGGGGATTTGTATACTCTTCTAGTCCTAATACTAGGAGCAATGACTTGCGTCGTGGCAGTTTAGTAATTAGAGCTGAAATGTTTGGACAGCTCACTACTGGTCTCGAATCTGCTTGGAACAAGCTCAAAGGAGCAG AGACATTGACAAAAGAAAATATTGTGGAACCAATGAGAGACATTAGACGCGCTCTTCTGGAAGCAGAT GTTAGCCTTCCTGTCGTACGCAGGTTCATCCAATCTGTAAGTGAACAAGCTGTTGGTGTTGACGTAACTCGAGGAGTAAAGCCAGATCAACAATTGGTCAAA ATTGTAAGTGAGGAACTTGTTAAATTGATGGGTGGAGAGGTTTCTGAACTATCTTTTGCCAAATCTGGGCCTACTGTAATTTTATTGGCAGGTCTACAAGGTGTTGGAAAGACAACAGTCAGTGCCAAGTTAGCGGTGTACCTTAAGAAGCAG GGCAAGAGTTGCATGCTGATTGCTGGAGATGTATACAGACCTGCTGCAATTGATCAGCTTCTTATTTTGGGCAAACAG GTAGAGGTGCCGGTTTTTTCAATGGGCACTGAGGTAAAACCAGCAGAAATAGCGAGGAAGGGTCTtatagaggctaaaaagaaaaatgtTGATGTTGTCATAATGGATACGGCTGGAAGACTTCAG ATAGATAAGGATATGATGGATGAATTGAAAGAGGTAAAACGGGAACTGAATCCCACAGAAGTTTTGCTTGTAGTTGACGCCATGACAGGGCAAGAAGCCGCAG CTTTGGTCACCACTTTCAATCTTGAAATTGGAATCACTGGTGCCATTTTAACAAAACTAGACGGGGATTCAAGAGGTGGAGCAGCTTTGAGTGTGAAGGAG GTGTCGGGAAAGCCAATTAAGCTTGTAGGACGAGGAGAACGAATGGAGGATCTTGAGCCATTTTACCCTGATCGTATGGCAGGGCGCATACTGGGAATGGGAGATGTTCTATCGTTTGTGGAAAAAGCACAAGAAGTT ATGCGCCAAGAGGATGCTGAAGATATACAGAAGAAAATAATGAGTGCAAAGTTTGACTTCAACGACTTCCTGAAGCAAACTCGTGCAGTTGCACAGATGGGATCCATGTCTCGTGTTCTTGGAATGATTCCTGGCATGGGAAAG GTTACTCCTGCTCAAATTAGAGAGGCAGAGAAGAGCTTAAAGATAATGGAGGGGATGATTGAAGCAATGACCCCAG AGGAAAGGGAGAAACCAGAACTTTTGGCCGAATCCCCAGCTCGTCGAAAGCGAGTTGCTCAAGATTCGGGGAAAACAGAGCAGCAGGTACCTAGAAGTGCCAGGATGATTTGA